CGATTACGTCAGAATAATTGGCAACTGTTTTAATGGTGTCCCTTAGAGATTCACCTTTTTGTACACTTGTACTTGAAGTATCGGAGAACCCGATTATCTTTCCGCCAAGATACGATACAGCGCTCTCGAAACTTAAACGTGTACGAGTAGAGGGTTCAAAGAACAATGTTGCAACAACATAGTTTTCCAGTAAACGCTGCCTCGGATTTTTTTCAAAATCTTCGGCAATGTCAAGAATCTGCAGTTGTTGCTCTTTTGTGTAATCATTAATAGATACGAGACTTTTGTTTTTCATATATGTGGTTTATTTAATTTTTTTCGCACAAAAAAAAGGCGACTTTCGTCGCCTTAATAATTTATGAACAGCAAGCACATCCTTTTTTAACCAGGTTATGCTTTTTGATGAAGTCGTTAATTACTTCTTCGAGATCAGGTCTTCCAATTTCCTGAAGCTCATAATCAACCTTAGCACAAGGCTTGTTGATTTTAATAATTCTCTGAAGGTCAATTGGAGTAGCAATAACTACAGAATCGCAATCAGTATTATTGATTGATTTTTCAAGGTCTTTCACTTGTTGATCTCCATATCCCATAGCTGGCATTAATTTGCCAATGTTAGGATAAATTTTAAATGTTTCAGCTAATTTACCAACAACGAAAGGTCTTGGATCAACCAATTCTTTTGCGCCATATTTCATAGCAGCAACAGTACCTGCTCCAAGTTTCATTTCACCGTGAGTTAAGGTTGGGCCGTCTTCAACAACAAGCACTCTCTTACCTCTTATTAATTCTGGATTTGTAACTGTAAGAGGAGAAGCAGCATCTACTACTATAGCATTAGGATTAACTTTCTGAATGCTTTCTCTTACTATCTGAATATTTTCAGGAGCAGCGCTATCGATTTTGTTTATTACAACAACATCAGCCATTCTTAAAGTAACTTCACCAGGATAATAGTTTAATTCATTACCCGGTCTGTGTGGGTCTGTTACTGTAATAAGAAGGTCTGATTTATAGAACGGGAAGTCATTGTTTCCGCCGTCCCATAAAATAACGTCAGCTTCTTTTTCAGCTTCACGAAGAATTGCTTCGTAATCGACACCTGCATAAATCACGTTTCCGCGAACAACATGTGGTTCATACTCTTCCATTTCTTCAATGGTACATTTGTGTTTCTTTAGGTCATCGATTGTAGCGAATCGTTGAACTTTCTGAGCTACAAGATCACCGTAAGGCATTGGATGACGGATGGCAACGACTTTTAATCCCTTTGCCATGAGCAGTTCAATTACCCTGCGAGAAGTTTGGCTTTTGCCACAACCTGTCCTGACTGCACCTACAGCTAACAATGGTTTCGTGCTTTTAACCTGTGTTTTTTCAGGTCCCATAAGCATGAAATCTGCTCCTGCGGTATTTACTATAGCCCCGATACTCATTACTCTTGGGTAAGGAACATCGCTGTATGCAAACACACATATACCAACCTTAAAATCATTGATTAATTTTACCAGGTCAGCTTCTGCATGAATGGGAATACCTTTTGGATATAGTTTTCCAGCCAGTTCAGCAGGGTATTTCCGTCCATCAATGTCGGGGATCTGGGCAGCGGTGAAAGCAACTACGTTGAATTCTTCGTTGTCCCTGAAATAGGTGTTGAAGTTGTGGAAGTCCCTTCCCGCAGCACCTATAATAATTACATTTTTCCTCTTGATTTCCATAAAATACCCTCTTTTAAATTGGTTAATACTAAAAATTTATAAAATTCCCGGCAAATATAAGGGTTTAAGTACAGCAAACAAGCCTTTTACATTTTATTTTATCTTAAAATACGTTAAACACATATCTACAATAACAGCATATATCATTACCTGTCTATCTTATAAAATGAAAAAAATGTTTTAATTTTTTTCAAAAATATTTTTCAACAAATGTGTATAAAGTCAGTTTGATGATAAAATTGTACTTTTGCCTGAAATTAAATATTTGCAATGATTACTGAAAAAATATTATCAAGTACACAATTTGTTTTAAAAAAACTTTACGGACAAGATATAGCTCCTGATAAAATTCAAATAGAGAAAACCAATCCCGATTTTGAAGGTGATTTTACTTTGGTAGTATTTCCATTTCTTAAGATTTCAAGAAAATCACCCGAAGCAACCGCAAATGAAATAGGCAATGAACTGCTTGCTGCCGTTGAAGAATTACAGGATTTTAAAATTGTAAAAGGTTTTCTGAACTTAAAACTCAAACAAAATTTCTGGCAGGATTTTGCAAAAAATAATTTCTCTTCAACAGATTTTGGGAAAAATAATTCAGGAAATAATCAAACCATTGTTATTGAATACTCATCGCCAAACACCAATAAACCCTTGCATTTAGGGCATATCCGCAATAATTTATTGGGATGGTCGGTTGCAGAAATCATGAAAGCAAATGGTTATAATGTTATTAAAACAAATCTTGTAAACGACCGCGGAATCCATATTTGCAAATCGATGCTTGCATGGGAAAAATGGGGCAGCTCCGAAACCCCAGAATCGACGGGCATGAAAGGCGACCACTTGGTTGGGAAATATTATGTTCTGTTTGATAAAGAATACAAAAAAGAAATTGCAGAACTTATTAACTCAGGGAAAACTGAAGAAGAAGCCACGCGTGAAGCGCCCATTATTAAAGAAGCACAGGCAATGCTTTTGAAATGGGAAAATGGTGATGAAGAAATCCGCAACTTATGGAAAACCATGAATGGCTGGGTTTACGCGGGTTTCGACGTTACCTACAAACGCATGGGAATTGATTTCGATAAAATTCAATACGAATCAAATACCTATATTCTCGGGAAAGAAATTGTAAACGAAGGGTTACAAAAAAATATTTTTGAAAAAAAATTGGATGGCTCAGTTTGGATAAACCTTACGGCTGAAGGCTTTGATGAAAAAATTCTTTTACGTGCCGATGGAACTTCTGTTTATATTACGCAGGATATTGGCACCGCCCAGCTTCGCCACGATGAATTCAATGCCGATAAATTAATTTATGTTGTTGGCAACGAACAAAATTACCATTTCAATATTTTAAAATTGATATTGAAAAAAGCCGGCCGTGATTGGGCTGAACGCATCACTCATTTATCATACGGTATGGTTGAATTGCCTGAAGGTAAAATGAAATCGCGTGAAGGAACGGTTGTCGATGCCGATGATCTGCTTGATGAAATGTACAACACAGCAAAGCAAACCACAGAAGAATTAGGTAAGACAGAGAACTTCAGTAAAGAAAAATCAGATGCATTATTTAATATGCTAGGTCTTGGTGCGCTGAAATATTTTATTCTGAAAGTTGACCCTAAAAAAAATATGACCTTCAATCCAAAGGAATCTATTGATTTTAACGGCAACACCGGTCCATTCATTCAATACACACATGCACGTATTTGCAGCCTTCTGGATAAAGCGAAAGAAAATGGTTATGAAGTTTCAAAAGAAATAAAAAATATTTCACTGCTTGATAAAGAAATAAATCTGATTCGTATTTTACATGATTATCCTTCAACTGTTCAACAGGCAGGAACAAGCTACTCCCCTTCCCTGGTTGCCAATTATATTTACGAACTTGCAAAGGAATACAACGGCTTTTACCAGGAAATTCCGGTATTAAAAGAAACCGATGAAGAAAAAATTATTTTCCGTTTACAGCTTTCTACTTTTGTAAAAAATACCATTTCATCAGCAATGAAGCTGCTTGGCATTGATGTTCCCGAGAAAATGTAAATTTTAAATTTCGAAAAAGAGTTTAATGCTTAAATAAATAAATAAGCACGATTGCAGGAAAAAAATAAATGCCCAAAACATCGAAGGGATTTTAGTAATATTTTTAAGTTCCGAAGCATCACCTGCATTTTTTGAATTCTTACGACAAATTGAAATTAATTCGATTGAGGAATATAACGCTTCAAAAAGCATAATACCACAAAGCCATACAGCGAAAACATATTGCACCATTTCGGTTCCATAAAATTTTACAACAAAAATGATTGCAGTAAAAGTAAGTAACCAAAAAATTCCAAAACTGTTG
The sequence above is a segment of the Bacteroidales bacterium genome. Coding sequences within it:
- the argS gene encoding arginine--tRNA ligase, encoding MITEKILSSTQFVLKKLYGQDIAPDKIQIEKTNPDFEGDFTLVVFPFLKISRKSPEATANEIGNELLAAVEELQDFKIVKGFLNLKLKQNFWQDFAKNNFSSTDFGKNNSGNNQTIVIEYSSPNTNKPLHLGHIRNNLLGWSVAEIMKANGYNVIKTNLVNDRGIHICKSMLAWEKWGSSETPESTGMKGDHLVGKYYVLFDKEYKKEIAELINSGKTEEEATREAPIIKEAQAMLLKWENGDEEIRNLWKTMNGWVYAGFDVTYKRMGIDFDKIQYESNTYILGKEIVNEGLQKNIFEKKLDGSVWINLTAEGFDEKILLRADGTSVYITQDIGTAQLRHDEFNADKLIYVVGNEQNYHFNILKLILKKAGRDWAERITHLSYGMVELPEGKMKSREGTVVDADDLLDEMYNTAKQTTEELGKTENFSKEKSDALFNMLGLGALKYFILKVDPKKNMTFNPKESIDFNGNTGPFIQYTHARICSLLDKAKENGYEVSKEIKNISLLDKEINLIRILHDYPSTVQQAGTSYSPSLVANYIYELAKEYNGFYQEIPVLKETDEEKIIFRLQLSTFVKNTISSAMKLLGIDVPEKM